The Paenibacillus sp. G2S3 region CCTCAAACCCATTATTCGTTAAATTTATAGATATAAAACGTCTAATATTATCGTCATCTTCTACAATAAGCACATGATTGCGATCTACAGTATCCACAATTCCCACCCCTATTACCCAGTATTCAAAACAAAAAAACAAAAAAACTCTCCCAGTAATGAGAGAGTCTTGTCTCAGATCCCTATAATTAAATCACAAGTGGATATTACTCTATATCGCTGTGCTTGTCAAAATCTAATCCAAATACACAGCCTTACCCGTTTGTGCAGATTCATAAATCGCTTCTAATATTTGCGAGACAACATAAGCCTGTTCAGGAGTTACAACGGGATCTTTATCCTGTTCAATAGCTTCGATCCACTTTCTTAATTCGATATCAGGTGCACTTTCTGCTTTACCTTCATAGTAGGCTACGCCGCCTGCTCCGAGCTCAATTTTATTGGTGTACAGCTTGCTGAATTTCTCTCCGTTTATTCTAAGTCCGTCTTTCATATCCGCGCCAGCTTCCGTCCCGCTTAAGCTGCACTTCGCTTCATGCACGTCCAGTGAATTGAGAGCCCAGCTCGCTTCGAGCATAATCGTAGCGCCATTCTCCATCACGACCATTCCAAAGGCTGAATCTTCAACAGTGAATTTCTTCGGATCCCATGGTCCCCAAGCGTTTGCAGCCTCTTCTTTTTGAGACAGCTCATGATATTTGGTGCCCAGCACGACTTTTGGTTTATAGTTATCCATCATCCACAGCGTTAGATCCAGCGCATGGGTTCCGATATCAATCAGCGGTCCGCCACCTTGCTTTTCTTCATCGAGGAATACTCCCCATGTCGGTACAGCTCTCCGTCTAATGGCATGTGCTTTTGCAAAATAGATATGACCAAGCTCCCCGGACTCACAGGCTTTTTTCAAATACAAACTGTCTTCTCTGTAGCGATTGTCATATCCAATAGTTAGCTTCTTGCCTGTACGTTTCGCTGCTTCCACCATTCGTTTGGCATCTGCTGCCGTCTTGGCCATTGGTTTTTCGCACATGACGTGTTTTCCTGCTTCAAGGGCTGCAATTGAGATCTCAGCATGAGCGTCATTCGGCGTTAGCACGTGAATAATATCAATGGAATGATCTTTCAATAATTCAGTATAATCCGTATAGACTATAGCTTCAGAACTTCCGTATTTCTCTGCCGCTTCTTCAGCACGTTCTTTAATAATGTCACAGAAAGCAACGATCTCAACCTTACTTTGTCTGCTCAAACTTGGAAGATGCTTCCCGTTCGCAATTCCACCACATCCAATAATTCCTACGCGAAAAACTTTACTCATTTCATTCACCCTCACTCTAATTAGTTTGTTTTGCATTTCGATAAGTTGCTGGAGTCATCCCTAACCGCTTGCGGAAGACAATATGCAAATATGTAGCATTCGTAAATCCTTCCGTTTGAGCGATTTGTTCGATCGGACAATTGCTTTCTTCAAGCTTACGGCAGACCGCTTTCAACCTTATATCCTCAAGCGCCCTGCTGAAAGATTGTTCGGCGTTAACTTGTTTAAACACTCGCTGCAGCTGCCTTGAACTAATATTCAGCTTTTCAGCAACATTCTCCAAGGTAACGGCTCCTGAATAATTAGCTTCCATATATTGAATTGCGTATTGGTAGCGATAAGTTGACATATCTCTTACAGGCGCTTCTGTTCGAATTCCACCTGCATCATACGCTCTTACTGCCTTTAATAAAATGCTGATTACGAGATGTTTAATGGAAGTATAATATCCCGTTAGTTTACCTTCACAAGCTTCATAGGCTTCAAGAAAACATTTCATAGCGCTGTGATAATCTTGTGCTGGAACTAGTGGTAGCTGCTTTAGCTTCTGAACACAGGTCTCAGCCTCCGCAACCTCCCAAGGATCTACGTCCTCTCTGATCTTCTCTTTGATGTCCACATGTAGACATAGCTCTTCCATGGATTCTTCTGGATTCGCCTCTTGGCGGTGCATGACACCCGGTCCGGTTAAATAGAGCATTCCCTCTGACAAGAGGTATTTTAGATCGCCAAGAATAACTTCTCCCTTTCCTCGTGGAATAAAATGAAATTCGAATTCAGAATGATTATGGAAATCTATTACTCTTCCCGGCGGAAAAGAGATCAAATGAAATCTAAGAACTGTTATCTCGTAATGTCCCCATTGAATAGAAATATCCAATCTCTCGAGCATATCATGCTTCTCAAACATCATCTCATAGGGAAAGTTACTCAATGTTAAATCCTCCTAACAGGTGAAGCCAATTACGCGTCTAGATCTGCTAAGCGAACCATACGAGCTTCTTTAGCAGAACGATTCGCCGCTTCCATCAATCTCGTAAGCTCCACAGCAATTTGAACATTCTGAGTGGCGAAGGTATCCTTTTGGATATGATTAACCCATTGATGGAATGCGCTTTCACGATTAGCTTGTAACGCTACTTCTTTCCATCCTTCCTCTTTGTCAGAGGATTTGTTACTTCTAAGCAGAAGCTTATCCTCTGGTGTTCCGTAAAGCAGTGTTCCCTCGGTTCCATGCACCTCGATGGTAAACGGCGAATGACTATTCACAAACCCAGCCTCCACCACACCAATTGCTCCTGAATTCGTAAATAGCGTCACCACTGCATTATCTTCTACTTCCTTGCCCGTTACATAACCAAAATTAGCACTTACACCGGTCACATCTTGACCTAAGAAAAGCTTCGTCAAATACATAGGATGACAGCCCAGATCAATCAAAGCTCCGCCACCACATTGTTCCAAACTGAAGAAATGATCAGGAAGCCAATTTTCTGTAGCCCCATTATGGGATAAGCGTACTCTGACGTAGGTGATCTCTCCGAGCAATTCTTGACTTAGAACTTCTTGAATCGATAAGGTGTATCCATCATTTAGACGCGGCAAGGAGACGGTCAGCTTCACCTCGTTATCTTCCACTGCACTAATAATTTCTTCAACTTCTTTATGTGTAGGGGCAATTACTTTTTCCGTAAAAATATGTTTACCTGCTTTGGCGGCAGCCACTATAACATCTTTATGCACATTAGTTGGTGCATCCACTATGACGGCATCTATATCCTCTTGCGCAAGCAGGTCATCCAGTGATTCGAAAAAAGGAACATGTAAGCTTTCGGCAGCTTTTTTTCCACGCTCTGCATCTTCATCCCAAACGGCAGCCAATACAGTATCCTCATGTTCTTGTGCCTGCTTCGTATAGTCCCAAGCATGTACATGCCAATAGCTAATCTTACCAATTCTTATCGTCATTTGCTTGTGCCTCCCGTATATATGTTATTCTGACATCTACTAATAAAATATCACATAACAAAACCCTTTATTAGTAGGAAAATGCGACATTAGATATATAATATTACGACATAAATAATTTGGAAACAAAATCAAATCAAAAAAAGAAACCCTCACTAGGTTAAACTGTACCCTATGTAAAGGACATTTAAAAAAAGTCTAGGCAGATTGAAGAAGATGATCTCTGTATTGAACAGGGGTCATCTTTTTTAAATCCCATTGATACCTGTAGTGGTTATAGTAGGTCATGTAATCCTTAATCTCCTGTTTTAACTCAATCAAAGTCAAACAAGGCTTAATGGAAGCTTGATCTTTAAAATGACCAAAAAAAGATTCTTGTGGGGCGTTATCCCAGCAGTTTCCCCGCCTAGACATAGATTGTTTCAATTTCATTTTCTTAACCATTTTTTGAAAATAAGGATGTGTATAATGAGATCCCTGATCAGAGTGAATGAAGGCACCATCAGCTCTTTTAAACCTTTGGTTTTTCTTAAGCTTTAGGAGAGTATCTGTCGCAAGATCCATTGTGATTCGATCTGACACGTGATATGCCAAGATCTCATTGGTTGAACTATCTTTGATTGTGGATAAATAGGCTTTTTTACCCGATCCGTAAAATAAATAAGTGATATCCGTCAGTAACACCTTACCTGGAATGTTCTGCTTAAACTCCCGGTTCAGCAGGTTAGGAACGACCCTATGCTCCTGAGTAGCCTTCATCATCCGTTTATAGGGATTGGCCCTCCTAAAGGGGCATACAATGCTGTATTTCTTCATAATCCTCCTAATCCTTTTCAAATTGTAGATCACCTTAAACTGGCCCTCCAATGTCATCTTGATGGATCGGGCACCTTTCTTTCGTCTTTTGAAATGAAAAGCTTTTAGAATGACTTCTCTTAGTTGCTCATCTTGCTGTTTCTTCTGGATTCTCTTTTGCTTTGCTTCGGAAGACCAATACCTGTAATATCCACTCCTGGAAACCCCGGATACTTTACATAAATAGTTGACCAAACGGGAGAGTTGATATTTCTCGATGATGGTATGAATAAGGACAAATTTCTGGCTAGATGAAAGTACTATCCTTTGTTTTGCCTCCTTTCCATGAAACGAATCTTTTTTAACAGTTCATTCTCCCCTCGCAGCAAAGCATTCTGAGCTTCTAGCTTGGCATACTTCTCTTCGAGCGTTAGCTCCCGTTTAAGGGGTCTTCCTGAGGCGTGGCTTCTTGTATCCTGCAAACCTAAGATTCCGTTCTCTTGGTAACTCGCACGCCATCTCTTTGCTGAGGATTCGACTCTTTGGAGCCCAATGACAGTTACGTCAAAACCACATACTTCAAATATTTCTCTCGGCGGCTTCCCCTTATTATTCTCTGAGATAAACAATTGCTTAAACGCATCCGTATATGTAATTGCCTTTGAAGATACGGACCTCACATTCGGATTGTTAGATAACTGCTTGATCTCTTTATCTGTAAATATTTTCTTGCTCATACCATTCCTCTTCCCTATCTTCTTCGTTATAAACAAAAATACCCTACCGAGAGACTTTTTAAAAGTGTCTACTCGATAGGGTACAGTTTAGGTTAGCTAACGGTTTCTTTATTAATGACTTCAGTCATCTCCATTTATTACACGACAAAAACTCATCTGTCTATACAAAAAAAAACCTCTGCACGTAGCATAGGGACTGTTGTTTTTCGCAAAAATTATACTTATAAATGAGCAAAAAGGACCACCCCATTCGGGCAGCCCTGTCTGCATGCAAATGCATCAGCTATTTTATTCCTCTTCCTCCACAACGCCTAGTGCGCGGTTCTTCTCTTTGAAACGGTCGTTATGGGACGAGACGTAGGCCATGTAAGGGGCATCCGGCTCCATGTACTTCTTCGCACTATTTAACGCTAAAATACCGCTGGTGAAGGTACCCGCAATCAGCTCAACCTTGCTCGGATAAGTAACGAAATCACCCGCTGCGTAGATACCCGGAATGTTGGTAATCATTTGGTCGTCTACCTGCATGTTCCATTCATTCATATTAAGCCCCCAATGGCGGATCGAACCGTAATCGCATCTCATCCCGTGACTGACGACCACAGCGTCGACCTCAAGCTTTTGCTGCTCGCCTGTAACAGTATGAGCTACGGTGACAGTGTCTATAATTTTGCCATCCTGGCTATGAAGCGCTTCTACCGTAAAGGGGGTAAGGATCGTCACGGAAGACTGTCTCATTTGGCTTACTGTCCGTTCATGTCCTCCGAATTCGCCGCGTCGATGGACTATCGTCACGCTGGCCGCAATCGGTTCCAGCTCAACGGCCCAATCCACAGCGGCATCACCGCCGCCAGAGATCAATACCCGCTTGCCGCGAAAGCCGTCCAGCTGCTGCACCGTATAATGCAGATTGGTCACTTCGAAACGATCTGCTCCCTCGATCTCCAGCTTTGCCGGCTTGCGAGCGCCGTAACCGATGGCCAGAATAACCGTCCGAGTGAGATGCTGCTCACCAGTATCTGTCGTCAATAGGAAATTCCCATCCTCCTGCCGCTCACAATGCTGGATACGCTGGCCGAGCACAATCATCGGCTCAAAGGTTTGTGCTTGCTGAACCAACTGGTCGATCAGCTTTTCCCCGCGGACAGGGGTGATTCCTCCAACATCCCAAATCATTTTCTCCGGGTAGGTCAGTATGCGTCCGCCCAATTCGTCCTGAGCTTCTATGAGCTTGGTTTTCAGTTCTCTCATACCACTGTAAAAGGCCGTGTACAATCCCGTAGGGCCGCCGCCAATAATCGTAACATCGAATAATTCTAGAGAATGGCTCATGACTGCTCTCCCAACATAACTGGAAGCTGTTTAATTAATGCTTCTCTCGCGAGCGGATCTGTCGTAATGCCCAGCCCCCCGTTTACAAAATAAACTTTCCCCGCCTTCACGGCAGGCAAATCTCTCCAGATCGGCTCGTTGATCATTTGCTTAACCGCATCAAGCTCAGGACCGTCAAAATAAACAATAAAGATCCGGTCTCCTGCCATATTCGGAAGCACTTCAGCCGATATGTCCGAGTATCCGTAGTTCTCAGGATCATCAATCAGCTCTTGGATACCTGCCGTCGGCTTGAATCCTTTCTCATGATAGACAAACGTTGGCAAATAGCTTGTTGTATACACGCTAAGTCTATTTTGACCTAGCATATATTGAAAGACGGAAGCCGTCTCACCACTCTGGATGGTGCCCTTCTGCAGCAGAGAATCCCACATTTCATTAATGTCAGCCTCATGCTTCGCTAGAAATTCATCCGCTTCTTTCTCAAAGCCTAGCCAATCGCCAATTCTCTGCACGCGTACAGGCATTGGATCCCACTCATTCGTCTGAATAACTGGCGCAACTTTTCTCATAACATCAAGCTGCTGCGCATCTGTCATCGAGGTAATAATTAGATCAGGCTCCAGCTCAATCAACTTCTCCGGGCTCGGCGGCCAGCCCACATCAGCAACGTCTTTCACTTCATCCCTGTACACGGCATATTGAAGCCCATCCTGAATCAGTCCAATAGGTTGAACGCCAAATAGCAAAATATCCCCGACCGTGTTATCTGTATAAATAATCCGCTTGGGTGAACTTGGAATCTCCACCTGTTTATCGTAAGCATCCGTCACAAGCTTGGTTGCTGATACCCCTTCTTGTCCGCTTCCTTGGTTTGTTGCAGCCGTTGCTGTATTTGTCGATTTAGCTTGGCTGCCTCCGCCGTTGCTGCCACACGCACTTAATGTTATTGCGATACAAAGCATAGCTAGACCTTTCCATATATTTTTGCTTTGAATTACCATCATTGTCTCCGCCCATCTCTCTGTTTTATTGATAATCATTATCAACTATAGCCAGTATAGTTTCTGCTCTTAACACCGACAAGGATAGGATGGGACGTTATTTTATACTATTGGGCTGCTTAATAACTAGAAGGAATCAATTGATATCTTGGTAGCTTTAATGTATGATTTCTTTAATTGATAATAATTCTCAATTGGACTTGGAGGTTTTCACTTGGAAAGGAACGGTTTGGAGGTCAGAAGGCCGGTACATACCCTTTATTTCGAATTGCACCATTTACAACATGTTGTTACTTCCCCATCAAGTGGAATCCCCCCGCAACCGCTGACCTCCTATACCTTGTTGGTCATGGAGGACGGTGAGGTCTCGCAAAGTTGGGACGATGAAGAATATACGCTAAAGGCTGGAAGCTGCTGGATATTTAGTCCTGGATCGATTATCGACATGAGCAAATTTCATGGTCAGGGCGGCTCGTTTTGGCTGCTCAACTTTTCCATCCTAGGCAACACAGCCAGACCCGTCACGACCTATTTGCAAGTCGGTGAATGCCGTATTTCCTCTACAAAAGTTCCGCTGCGCATCGTCAGGGAAATCAGCAAATACCAGAATGATAAGTCTGCTGCACGGCAAATGGACAATCACGCGAGATTTCAAAAGCTGATGCGAATCATGATAGAGAGCACGAAAGATCAGCCTGCTTCCGAAACTACACGTCAATCAGTACTAGCCATTATTGAACAGCTCAAGGAGCATTTTGCCGAAGAGATATCCGTAGAGGAGCTTGCTGCGCAAGCCCAAATCAGCAAACGCAGATTCACCCACTGGTTTAAGCACATTACTGGAAAGCATGTTTTGGAGTACATTACGGACTTGCGGATGGAATCAGCAAAACAACTCTTATTAAAAGGCGAGCGCCTGCAAGAGATCGCCGTCAAGGTCGGTTACCGGGATGAATTTTATTTCAACCGTCGCTTTAAGCAGACGGAGGGCTTAACGCCCGGACAATTTGTCCGCAACTACGAGAACAAACCAGCTCATATTTGTGCACTAACCTGCCTCGGTCATTTACTCGCACTTGGCATCCGGCCCATCGCAGCCGCAAAGAATTTAACCAACAGACCCTACTTGCGAAACCTTAGTCTGGATATTCACCGGGTGAACAATATTCCTTATCAACTGGAAGAGATTGCTGAGTTACAGCCGGAATATATACTGGTATCGAACGAACAGGAATGTGAAGAGCTATCAGCCGTTGCCTCTACGATGATCTTCTCCCAAAACGACCATAAACCAATGACTTTACTGGCGATGCTCGGCGAAGCTTTTAATAAACAGAGGATAGCACAGCAGCTAATTTTGCAATATGAACAGAAAGCTGAGCGTCACAGAACCGAATTACGGGGATTCATATCCAAGGAAGAAACGGTTTCTGTTATCGAAATACGCACTGATTCCATTTATGTGTTTGGCAACTTCTGGTGCCGTGGAGCTTATAATTTATATGATGGACTAGGCATGACAGCCCCTCCCATTATTGAGCAAGAGATGCTTAACCGTGAGGCTTATCGCCTGATTACAGAGGAGCAACTTTCGCTATACGCAGGTGACCGATTATTTGTGAGCATTCTTGATCCGGTTCGATTCAGAGCGCTGGAGAAGACTTTCATCTGGAAGCAGCTAAAGGCTGTACAAAATAATCATATCTATTCCATAGACCCGGAACATTTCGCTGTCAGCGACCCCATCTCCATGCACAGCCAAATGGACGTGCAGATGAAGCTTCTGCTTGCTCGCTAGTTTGAAAGCAACCTGGCTAAAGATTCTCTCTACTCTATAATACAAAACCAAGATCATGCTAAAAAAGCCAGCTATCATAGCTGGCCAAATCATAAAAGAAGCATTTGCTGGCATCATAACTACCATTATCTTGCCGGTTAAACATTTCTTACAAACCTTATTCTAAATGATCGCTTACATTACACAACCAAACCATATGATCGGAATCGGGTCCCCAATAATCTTTTACTACCTTATAAGGCTCCCCAAATTTACGCTGCCACTTGATTTGTGCACGTTTATAGCCACTGTCCAAACAAAATTGCTCGATCCCTTGTTCGTTTAGAAATATCATCATTTTCTTAATTAATGCCGAACCAATCCCTTGCCCCTGATAGCTTGGCAACACGTATAAACTCCCCAATTCCCCCAAATGATCCAACTGATGTTCTGCACAGGTTTGAATAGTCTCGCCACAGGGACCATAGGAAATCGTGCCCACAACCGTCTCATCAAAT contains the following coding sequences:
- a CDS encoding NAD(P)/FAD-dependent oxidoreductase, with the protein product MSHSLELFDVTIIGGGPTGLYTAFYSGMRELKTKLIEAQDELGGRILTYPEKMIWDVGGITPVRGEKLIDQLVQQAQTFEPMIVLGQRIQHCERQEDGNFLLTTDTGEQHLTRTVILAIGYGARKPAKLEIEGADRFEVTNLHYTVQQLDGFRGKRVLISGGGDAAVDWAVELEPIAASVTIVHRRGEFGGHERTVSQMRQSSVTILTPFTVEALHSQDGKIIDTVTVAHTVTGEQQKLEVDAVVVSHGMRCDYGSIRHWGLNMNEWNMQVDDQMITNIPGIYAAGDFVTYPSKVELIAGTFTSGILALNSAKKYMEPDAPYMAYVSSHNDRFKEKNRALGVVEEEE
- a CDS encoding Gfo/Idh/MocA family oxidoreductase, with amino-acid sequence MSKVFRVGIIGCGGIANGKHLPSLSRQSKVEIVAFCDIIKERAEEAAEKYGSSEAIVYTDYTELLKDHSIDIIHVLTPNDAHAEISIAALEAGKHVMCEKPMAKTAADAKRMVEAAKRTGKKLTIGYDNRYREDSLYLKKACESGELGHIYFAKAHAIRRRAVPTWGVFLDEEKQGGGPLIDIGTHALDLTLWMMDNYKPKVVLGTKYHELSQKEEAANAWGPWDPKKFTVEDSAFGMVVMENGATIMLEASWALNSLDVHEAKCSLSGTEAGADMKDGLRINGEKFSKLYTNKIELGAGGVAYYEGKAESAPDIELRKWIEAIEQDKDPVVTPEQAYVVSQILEAIYESAQTGKAVYLD
- a CDS encoding IS3 family transposase (programmed frameshift), with translation MSKKIFTDKEIKQLSNNPNVRSVSSKAITYTDAFKQLFISENNKGKPPREIFEVCGFDVTVIGLQRVESSAKRWRASYQENGILGLQDTRSHASGRPLKRELTLEEKYAKLEAQNALLRGENELLKKNSFHGKEAKQRIVLSSSQKFVLIHTIIEKYQLSRLVNYLCKVSGVSRSGYYRYWSSEAKQKRIQKKQQDEQLREVILKAFHFKRRKKGARSIKMTLEGQFKVIYNLKRIRRIMKKYSIVCPFRRANPYKRMMKATQEHRVVPNLLNREFKQNIPGKVLLTDITYLFYGSGKKAYLSTIKDSSTNEILAYHVSDRITMDLATDTLLKLKKNQRFKRADGAFIHSDQGSHYTHPYFQKMVKKMKLKQSMSRRGNCWDNAPQESFFGHFKDQASIKPCLTLIELKQEIKDYMTYYNHYRYQWDLKKMTPVQYRDHLLQSA
- a CDS encoding AraC family transcriptional regulator yields the protein MERNGLEVRRPVHTLYFELHHLQHVVTSPSSGIPPQPLTSYTLLVMEDGEVSQSWDDEEYTLKAGSCWIFSPGSIIDMSKFHGQGGSFWLLNFSILGNTARPVTTYLQVGECRISSTKVPLRIVREISKYQNDKSAARQMDNHARFQKLMRIMIESTKDQPASETTRQSVLAIIEQLKEHFAEEISVEELAAQAQISKRRFTHWFKHITGKHVLEYITDLRMESAKQLLLKGERLQEIAVKVGYRDEFYFNRRFKQTEGLTPGQFVRNYENKPAHICALTCLGHLLALGIRPIAAAKNLTNRPYLRNLSLDIHRVNNIPYQLEEIAELQPEYILVSNEQECEELSAVASTMIFSQNDHKPMTLLAMLGEAFNKQRIAQQLILQYEQKAERHRTELRGFISKEETVSVIEIRTDSIYVFGNFWCRGAYNLYDGLGMTAPPIIEQEMLNREAYRLITEEQLSLYAGDRLFVSILDPVRFRALEKTFIWKQLKAVQNNHIYSIDPEHFAVSDPISMHSQMDVQMKLLLAR
- a CDS encoding helix-turn-helix domain-containing protein, which encodes MSNFPYEMMFEKHDMLERLDISIQWGHYEITVLRFHLISFPPGRVIDFHNHSEFEFHFIPRGKGEVILGDLKYLLSEGMLYLTGPGVMHRQEANPEESMEELCLHVDIKEKIREDVDPWEVAEAETCVQKLKQLPLVPAQDYHSAMKCFLEAYEACEGKLTGYYTSIKHLVISILLKAVRAYDAGGIRTEAPVRDMSTYRYQYAIQYMEANYSGAVTLENVAEKLNISSRQLQRVFKQVNAEQSFSRALEDIRLKAVCRKLEESNCPIEQIAQTEGFTNATYLHIVFRKRLGMTPATYRNAKQTN
- a CDS encoding ABC transporter substrate-binding protein, encoding MIINKTERWAETMMVIQSKNIWKGLAMLCIAITLSACGSNGGGSQAKSTNTATAATNQGSGQEGVSATKLVTDAYDKQVEIPSSPKRIIYTDNTVGDILLFGVQPIGLIQDGLQYAVYRDEVKDVADVGWPPSPEKLIELEPDLIITSMTDAQQLDVMRKVAPVIQTNEWDPMPVRVQRIGDWLGFEKEADEFLAKHEADINEMWDSLLQKGTIQSGETASVFQYMLGQNRLSVYTTSYLPTFVYHEKGFKPTAGIQELIDDPENYGYSDISAEVLPNMAGDRIFIVYFDGPELDAVKQMINEPIWRDLPAVKAGKVYFVNGGLGITTDPLAREALIKQLPVMLGEQS
- a CDS encoding GNAT family N-acetyltransferase, translating into MNETKHFTISTLTEGDYVSACRVFEESISDAFNKEGLGHLLEDIQSETDHKKQKALSSLEQANSGNYLFIAKFDETVVGTISYGPCGETIQTCAEHQLDHLGELGSLYVLPSYQGQGIGSALIKKMMIFLNEQGIEQFCLDSGYKRAQIKWQRKFGEPYKVVKDYWGPDSDHMVWLCNVSDHLE
- a CDS encoding Gfo/Idh/MocA family oxidoreductase; its protein translation is MTIRIGKISYWHVHAWDYTKQAQEHEDTVLAAVWDEDAERGKKAAESLHVPFFESLDDLLAQEDIDAVIVDAPTNVHKDVIVAAAKAGKHIFTEKVIAPTHKEVEEIISAVEDNEVKLTVSLPRLNDGYTLSIQEVLSQELLGEITYVRVRLSHNGATENWLPDHFFSLEQCGGGALIDLGCHPMYLTKLFLGQDVTGVSANFGYVTGKEVEDNAVVTLFTNSGAIGVVEAGFVNSHSPFTIEVHGTEGTLLYGTPEDKLLLRSNKSSDKEEGWKEVALQANRESAFHQWVNHIQKDTFATQNVQIAVELTRLMEAANRSAKEARMVRLADLDA